One genomic segment of Polynucleobacter sp. MWH-UH2A includes these proteins:
- the ftsH gene encoding ATP-dependent zinc metalloprotease FtsH — translation MNSNMFQKIGVWLIVGLVLFTVFKQFDKPKDQNQVTYSQFMDDAKAGKVKRVDVQGRTLQVTPADGNKYSIISPGDIWMVGDLMKYGVQVTGKAEDEPNMLVSALYYLGPTLLIIGFWFFMMRQMQGGGKGGAFSFGKSKARLIDENSNTVTFADVAGCDEAKEEVFELVDFLKDPQKFQKLGGRIPHGVLLVGPPGTGKTLLARAIAGEAKVPFFSISGSDFVEMFVGVGASRVRDMFENAKKNSPCIIFIDEIDAVGRHRGAGMGGGNDEREQTLNQMLVEMDGFESNSGVIVVAATNRSDVLDRALLRPGRFDRQVHVGLPDIRGREQILQVHMRKVPIDPDVNAAVLARGTPGFSGADLANLVNEAALFAARRNKRSVDMKDFEDAKDKIYMGPERKSAVMREEERRNTAYHESGHAVVAKVLPKADPVHKVTIMPRGMALGVTWQLPEHDRVNLYKDRMLEELAILFGGRAAEEVFLNSMSTGASNDFERATKMARDMVTRYGMSDSLGTMVYVDTESESIFGRNSTKTVSELTQQKVDAEIRTLIDSQYALAKSILEQNRDKVEAMVTALLEWETIDAEQITDIMEGRPPRAPKPPPATQFGNSAGTAGPAAGSAPATA, via the coding sequence TTGAACAGCAATATGTTTCAAAAAATCGGTGTGTGGCTCATTGTGGGCCTGGTGTTATTTACTGTTTTTAAACAGTTTGATAAACCCAAGGATCAGAATCAGGTCACGTACTCCCAATTCATGGATGACGCAAAGGCTGGCAAAGTTAAGCGTGTCGATGTTCAGGGCCGTACTTTGCAAGTGACGCCAGCGGATGGCAACAAGTACTCCATTATTTCTCCGGGCGATATTTGGATGGTCGGCGATTTGATGAAGTATGGCGTTCAAGTTACTGGTAAAGCAGAAGACGAACCAAATATGCTGGTTTCTGCTTTGTATTACCTTGGGCCAACCTTACTCATTATTGGTTTTTGGTTTTTCATGATGCGCCAAATGCAAGGTGGCGGTAAGGGCGGAGCATTTTCATTTGGTAAGTCAAAAGCCCGCTTGATTGATGAGAACAGTAACACTGTGACTTTTGCTGACGTGGCTGGTTGCGATGAGGCAAAAGAAGAAGTATTCGAACTAGTAGATTTCTTAAAGGATCCGCAAAAGTTTCAGAAGCTGGGTGGACGTATTCCGCATGGTGTATTGCTCGTAGGCCCTCCTGGTACAGGTAAAACGCTTTTAGCACGCGCGATTGCGGGTGAGGCCAAAGTTCCATTCTTCTCGATCTCTGGCTCAGATTTCGTGGAGATGTTTGTGGGTGTTGGCGCTTCGCGTGTGCGCGATATGTTTGAAAACGCCAAGAAGAATTCCCCTTGTATCATCTTTATTGATGAGATTGATGCGGTAGGTCGCCATCGTGGTGCTGGTATGGGAGGTGGCAATGACGAGCGAGAGCAAACACTAAATCAAATGTTGGTTGAGATGGATGGCTTTGAGAGCAACAGTGGAGTCATTGTTGTTGCTGCCACAAACCGTTCTGATGTATTGGACAGAGCTTTATTGCGTCCAGGTCGTTTTGATCGACAAGTGCATGTTGGCTTGCCGGATATTCGTGGTCGCGAACAAATTCTTCAGGTTCACATGCGCAAGGTGCCCATCGATCCCGATGTCAACGCAGCGGTATTAGCTCGTGGTACCCCAGGATTTTCAGGTGCCGACTTGGCTAATCTCGTTAATGAAGCAGCTTTGTTTGCTGCACGCAGAAACAAGCGCTCGGTTGATATGAAAGACTTTGAGGACGCTAAGGATAAGATTTATATGGGGCCTGAGCGCAAGTCCGCAGTAATGCGTGAAGAAGAGCGTCGTAATACGGCTTATCACGAGTCTGGTCACGCTGTTGTTGCGAAGGTTCTGCCAAAAGCAGACCCCGTGCATAAAGTCACCATCATGCCTCGCGGAATGGCTCTTGGTGTTACTTGGCAATTGCCAGAGCATGATCGCGTTAATCTTTACAAAGACCGAATGCTGGAAGAATTGGCAATCTTATTTGGCGGTCGCGCTGCTGAAGAGGTTTTCCTTAACTCGATGAGTACCGGCGCTTCAAATGACTTTGAACGTGCTACTAAAATGGCGCGCGATATGGTGACTCGTTATGGTATGAGTGATAGCTTGGGTACCATGGTTTATGTTGACACTGAATCTGAAAGTATTTTTGGGCGTAATAGCACCAAGACAGTTTCTGAACTCACTCAGCAGAAGGTCGATGCTGAAATTCGTACTTTGATTGATAGTCAATATGCTTTAGCTAAATCTATCTTGGAACAAAACCGCGATAAGGTTGAAGCAATGGTTACCGCTCTATTAGAGTGGGAAACCATCGATGCAGAGCAGATTACTGACATCATGGAAGGTCGCCCACCGAGAGCACCCAAACCACCACCAGCAACGCAGTTTGGAAATTCTGCTGGCACGGCTGGACCTGCAGCAGGAAGCGCTCCGGCAACAGCTTAA
- the folP gene encoding dihydropteroate synthase: MDLLGTQEMPTTWRCGRFLFDLTKRKRPIVMGILNATPDSFSDGGRFRSVQDAIAQAERMIADGVDLIDIGGESTRPGAEPVSLQEELDRVLPVIDGLRDYGVPLSIDTYKAETMRQALRAGVDCVNDIWALRQEGTVEAVLESANCGIVLMHMQRDPLTMQFNPEYQNVMVEVMHFLQERANLLLNRGVSHDRIALDPGFGFGKSLEHNLEMLSKFDVFSKAGYPVLAGISRKSMLGKITGKEADQRLSPSIAAAILAADRGAKIIRVHDVSETIDALKLWEAL, from the coding sequence ATGGATCTATTAGGGACTCAAGAGATGCCCACAACATGGCGTTGTGGGCGTTTTCTTTTTGACCTTACCAAGCGCAAACGCCCAATAGTCATGGGTATCTTGAATGCTACCCCCGATTCATTTTCGGATGGTGGTAGGTTTCGATCAGTCCAAGATGCCATTGCCCAAGCTGAGAGAATGATTGCTGATGGAGTGGATCTAATTGATATTGGCGGCGAATCCACTAGACCTGGCGCAGAACCTGTATCACTGCAAGAAGAGCTGGATCGGGTTCTGCCGGTAATTGATGGCTTGCGAGATTACGGCGTACCTCTATCAATTGACACCTATAAAGCAGAGACGATGCGCCAAGCGCTTCGCGCTGGCGTGGATTGCGTCAATGATATTTGGGCTTTACGCCAAGAGGGCACAGTTGAAGCTGTACTTGAGAGTGCGAATTGCGGAATCGTATTGATGCATATGCAACGTGATCCGCTCACGATGCAATTCAACCCCGAATATCAGAATGTGATGGTAGAGGTAATGCATTTTCTGCAGGAGCGAGCCAATCTTTTACTAAACCGGGGAGTTAGTCACGATCGGATTGCATTAGATCCTGGCTTTGGCTTTGGTAAAAGTCTTGAGCATAATTTAGAGATGCTTTCAAAGTTTGATGTGTTCTCTAAAGCTGGATACCCTGTGCTTGCGGGTATTTCTCGTAAATCTATGCTGGGTAAGATCACTGGCAAAGAAGCAGACCAGCGCCTTAGCCCAAGCATAGCCGCTGCGATATTGGCGGCCGATCGTGGGGCCAAAATCATTCGCGTACATGATGTGTCTGAAACGATCGATGCTTTAAAGCTCTGGGAAGCTTTATAA